One window from the genome of Pseudalkalibacillus hwajinpoensis encodes:
- a CDS encoding type 1 glutamine amidotransferase domain-containing protein, whose amino-acid sequence MRLENKKVISLVHHEFEDLELTYPYYRLIEEGATVHYVGEKAGEKYIGKYGVPVVADYAYEDINPADYDAILVPGGWAPDKIRRFPEVLKMVQHMEENKKPIGQICHAGWVLISAKVLEGKKVTSTPGIRDDMENAGATWIDEPVVVDGHLVSARRPPDLPQYGKAFADILAK is encoded by the coding sequence ATGCGTTTAGAAAATAAAAAAGTAATCAGTCTTGTTCATCATGAATTTGAAGATTTGGAGCTTACTTACCCGTACTATCGTTTAATTGAAGAAGGGGCAACGGTACATTACGTTGGTGAGAAAGCAGGAGAGAAGTATATTGGTAAATATGGTGTTCCCGTGGTTGCCGATTATGCTTATGAAGATATTAATCCTGCCGATTACGACGCGATCCTTGTTCCTGGTGGATGGGCGCCTGATAAGATTCGCCGTTTCCCTGAAGTGTTGAAAATGGTTCAGCATATGGAAGAAAATAAGAAGCCAATCGGCCAGATTTGTCATGCTGGTTGGGTATTAATTTCTGCAAAAGTACTAGAAGGAAAGAAAGTGACAAGTACGCCAGGCATTCGTGATGATATGGAGAATGCCGGTGCGACTTGGATTGATGAGCCCGTTGTTGTTGACGGACATCTTGTATCTGCGCGTCGCCCGCCAGATCTTCCACAGTACGGAAAAGCCTTTGCTGATATTTTAGCGAAATAA
- a CDS encoding GNAT family N-acetyltransferase, giving the protein MIEVREEKLQDHEDISTILQKAFGGEDEVKLVSRIRESRHFVPELSLVALHNRRDPVGYILFSEITISTEKEKLTSLALAPVAVVPELQGEGVGSMLIKDGMMRATSLGYRHVVVLGHQDYYPRFGFVPASEQNISGPFDAGEAFMVKELKKDALKDVSGEVVYPKAFGV; this is encoded by the coding sequence ATGATTGAAGTTCGTGAAGAAAAGTTACAAGATCATGAGGACATCTCAACCATATTACAAAAAGCATTTGGTGGAGAAGATGAGGTTAAGCTAGTCAGTAGGATTCGGGAGTCTCGCCACTTTGTACCTGAGCTTTCGCTTGTCGCGCTACATAATCGACGGGATCCGGTTGGTTACATCCTTTTTAGTGAAATCACCATTTCAACAGAAAAAGAAAAGCTCACGTCTCTAGCCCTTGCTCCTGTCGCAGTCGTTCCCGAATTACAAGGAGAAGGAGTTGGGAGCATGCTGATCAAAGATGGCATGATGAGAGCGACTTCGCTTGGATATCGTCACGTAGTCGTGCTTGGCCACCAAGACTATTATCCACGATTCGGATTCGTCCCTGCTTCTGAACAGAACATTTCTGGTCCATTTGATGCAGGAGAAGCATTCATGGTAAAAGAACTTAAGAAAGACGCGCTAAAAGATGTTAGCGGAGAAGTTGTTTATCCGAAGGCGTTCGGCGTCTAA
- a CDS encoding sigma-70 family RNA polymerase sigma factor → MKQKLVEWQTEEGFRDVVSNYANGLYAVAYSVLGDYHLAQDVAQDAFIKAYLKRNTLESPEKVGSWLTSIARNLSLDMKRKRKRMVQLLEHSFHEKTLANMLEKKETETSDLVWHALNELNEDIRTPVVLYYMGGYSMGEIASMLERSTSAIESCIRRARSKMKKELFEMVEKNMSEQNVGEEFERKVFKEIRLRKALFDQVELTNANFMNSNLAQSIFSDAYMVEATFTNMNMSGISFRDIDLSDLKIEDAQMGGAVFRNIGLPPEDHFAAGRREEHMPILFENCDLHGSTITDCNLKNVKIEKSEVEGMTIDGISVEELLKVYEEKKSE, encoded by the coding sequence GTGAAGCAAAAGCTTGTAGAATGGCAGACGGAAGAAGGATTTCGTGATGTGGTAAGCAACTATGCGAATGGACTTTATGCGGTCGCTTATAGTGTTCTTGGGGACTATCATCTTGCACAGGATGTTGCGCAGGATGCGTTTATTAAGGCCTATTTGAAGCGAAACACGTTGGAAAGTCCTGAGAAGGTGGGGAGCTGGCTAACAAGTATCGCTCGAAATTTGAGTCTGGATATGAAGAGGAAACGAAAACGAATGGTTCAACTACTGGAGCATTCATTTCATGAGAAGACACTTGCAAATATGCTTGAAAAGAAAGAGACAGAGACAAGCGATTTGGTTTGGCATGCGCTGAATGAATTAAATGAAGATATTCGTACCCCTGTCGTTCTTTACTATATGGGTGGCTATTCGATGGGGGAAATTGCTTCGATGTTAGAACGCTCCACCTCTGCAATTGAAAGTTGTATTCGAAGAGCTAGATCAAAAATGAAAAAGGAGCTGTTTGAAATGGTTGAAAAGAATATGAGCGAGCAAAACGTTGGGGAAGAATTTGAGCGAAAAGTGTTTAAGGAAATACGTCTCCGTAAGGCGCTTTTCGATCAAGTTGAATTAACGAACGCAAACTTCATGAATTCGAACTTAGCACAATCAATCTTTTCTGACGCTTATATGGTAGAAGCGACCTTTACAAATATGAATATGAGCGGTATTTCTTTCCGAGATATTGACCTTAGCGATCTTAAAATCGAAGATGCACAAATGGGAGGGGCTGTTTTTCGTAATATCGGATTACCCCCTGAAGATCACTTTGCGGCAGGAAGAAGAGAGGAGCACATGCCAATTCTTTTCGAAAACTGTGATCTGCATGGGAGTACGATAACAGATTGTAACTTAAAAAATGTGAAGATCGAGAAATCTGAGGTAGAAGGTATGACAATTGATGGGATTTCGGTGGAAGAGCTGTTGAAGGTTTATGAGGAGAAGAAGAGTGAGTGA
- a CDS encoding TRAP transporter permease: MTDEQTQELMAKFDPEAGHRRLTGIIGWISLAGLVGFSVFQLYTAIFGVFTAQLQRSIHLAFALGLIFLLFPASKKKLRNKTKGKFQVAWYDGLLAIIGVYVGMYWPLNFDELVYRIGRLTTLDLIVGLLAILLVLEATRRVVGLPITVITSIFLLYSYFGPYMPGFLQHRGLSIDRIIRSMYYTTEGILGTPLGVSSTFIFLFLLFGAFLVKTGVGQYFNDLALVIAGKRVGGPAKVAIFSSALQGTISGSSVANVVTSGSFTIPMMKRLGYRKEFAGGVEAAASTGGQLMPPIMGAAAFLMVEFIGGGITYWEIAKAAAIPAVLYFTGIWIMTHFEAKRIGLRGLTEDEMPNRKAVLARIYLLFPIAAVIFFLMSGTSVTRAALYAILSAIIVGAINKETRMGIGDFIDALANGARTALGVAAATAAAGMIVGVVTLTGLGLKLANSLVSLSGENLLLTLFFTMIASLILGMGSPTTANYVITSTIAAPALIVLSVPELSAHMFVFYFGIVADITPPVALAAFAAAGVSGGEPLRTGVQSAKLAIAAFIIPYIFVLSPELMMIDTTWQSLLWVLFTSLTGMISIGAGMIGYWYRRTVLVERIAAVAAGVMLIYPEGSTDLIGLGLFITLLALQFLIKQDGGKKEVANA, encoded by the coding sequence ATGACAGATGAACAAACGCAGGAATTAATGGCGAAATTCGATCCCGAAGCAGGTCATCGTAGGCTGACAGGTATAATCGGATGGATCTCACTTGCTGGTCTCGTAGGCTTCTCCGTTTTCCAATTATACACAGCTATTTTCGGCGTTTTTACAGCACAGCTTCAGCGATCCATTCATTTAGCGTTCGCGCTCGGACTAATTTTTCTATTATTTCCTGCTTCTAAAAAGAAGCTGCGTAATAAGACAAAAGGGAAGTTTCAAGTTGCCTGGTATGATGGTTTACTAGCCATTATTGGTGTTTACGTTGGGATGTATTGGCCTTTAAATTTCGATGAACTTGTGTATCGGATTGGACGCCTTACAACGCTTGATTTAATTGTAGGGCTTTTAGCTATCCTGCTTGTTCTTGAAGCAACGCGACGGGTGGTAGGGCTTCCGATTACCGTGATTACGTCTATTTTCTTGCTTTACTCTTATTTCGGACCTTATATGCCGGGATTTTTGCAGCATCGTGGATTAAGTATTGATCGCATTATTCGCTCCATGTACTACACGACAGAAGGAATTCTTGGAACGCCGCTTGGGGTGTCTTCCACATTTATTTTCCTTTTCCTCCTCTTCGGAGCTTTTCTCGTCAAAACAGGGGTTGGTCAGTACTTCAATGATCTTGCTCTCGTTATTGCAGGAAAACGGGTTGGAGGACCGGCAAAGGTAGCCATTTTCTCAAGTGCGCTTCAAGGAACCATTAGCGGAAGCTCAGTTGCGAATGTTGTGACCTCGGGTTCATTTACGATTCCAATGATGAAGCGACTTGGGTATCGGAAGGAATTTGCTGGTGGAGTAGAGGCAGCAGCTTCTACAGGTGGTCAGCTTATGCCGCCAATTATGGGCGCAGCGGCGTTTCTAATGGTGGAATTTATCGGTGGTGGCATCACCTACTGGGAAATTGCCAAAGCGGCTGCGATTCCTGCGGTCCTATATTTTACGGGTATTTGGATCATGACTCACTTTGAAGCAAAGCGCATTGGATTAAGAGGTTTGACGGAAGATGAAATGCCAAACCGAAAAGCTGTACTTGCGCGGATCTATCTTCTTTTTCCAATCGCCGCTGTTATCTTCTTCTTAATGTCAGGCACGTCCGTTACGCGTGCAGCTCTTTATGCGATTTTGTCAGCTATTATCGTTGGAGCAATTAATAAGGAAACTCGTATGGGAATCGGCGATTTCATTGATGCCCTCGCGAATGGGGCAAGAACCGCACTTGGAGTGGCGGCTGCAACCGCTGCAGCGGGGATGATCGTAGGTGTAGTTACTCTAACAGGACTTGGGTTAAAGCTTGCGAATAGTCTTGTTTCGCTTTCTGGTGAAAATTTGTTGCTCACCCTTTTCTTTACGATGATTGCCTCCCTTATTCTTGGGATGGGATCTCCAACGACCGCAAACTATGTTATCACGTCAACAATTGCGGCTCCGGCCTTGATTGTATTATCTGTCCCTGAGTTATCGGCGCATATGTTTGTGTTCTATTTCGGTATCGTCGCAGATATTACACCGCCGGTTGCGCTCGCTGCTTTTGCGGCAGCAGGTGTATCGGGAGGTGAGCCACTTCGGACAGGGGTTCAATCAGCTAAGCTCGCGATTGCGGCATTTATCATTCCATACATTTTTGTGCTCTCACCCGAGCTCATGATGATTGATACAACGTGGCAAAGTCTTCTTTGGGTACTTTTCACGTCATTAACGGGAATGATTAGCATCGGCGCAGGTATGATTGGTTATTGGTACCGTCGAACTGTTTTAGTTGAACGGATCGCTGCTGTAGCGGCAGGCGTAATGCTTATTTATCCAGAAGGTTCTACAGATCTCATTGGACTCGGGCTATTTATCACTCTGTTAGCTCTTCAGTTCTTGATCAAGCAGGACGGTGGAAAGAAAGAAGTTGCGAATGCATAA
- a CDS encoding TerC family protein, which produces MDVGLLLEYGWVLIVLIGLEGVLAADNALVMAIMVKHLDPQKRKKALFYGLGGAFVFRFGSLFIISFLVDIWQVQAIGAIYLLFLSLNHIVKKFLLSDRKEKNKENQKSEEGPGFWTTVLKVELADIAFAVDSILAAVALALTLPHTTLPKIGGMDGGQFLVILTGGIVGLIIMRFAANYFVKLLHRKPGLETAAFVIVGWVGVKLAIYTLAHPNLGILAEDFPKEPAWKITFWGVLVAIALGGWFLSSEREEDDREDENEDTLEEENEEANDF; this is translated from the coding sequence ATGGATGTTGGTCTTTTACTGGAATACGGGTGGGTGCTCATTGTTCTGATCGGTCTTGAAGGTGTGCTGGCAGCAGATAACGCCCTTGTCATGGCCATAATGGTGAAGCATCTTGACCCACAAAAACGTAAAAAAGCATTGTTTTATGGCCTTGGAGGAGCATTTGTTTTCCGCTTCGGTTCTCTCTTCATCATTTCCTTTCTCGTTGATATTTGGCAAGTTCAAGCCATTGGAGCGATTTATCTTTTGTTTCTCAGTTTAAATCACATCGTGAAAAAATTTTTACTCAGCGATCGAAAAGAGAAGAACAAGGAAAATCAAAAGTCCGAGGAGGGACCTGGTTTTTGGACGACGGTTTTAAAAGTGGAGCTTGCTGATATCGCATTTGCCGTGGACTCCATTCTAGCTGCTGTAGCGTTAGCTCTAACGCTACCTCATACAACGCTACCAAAAATTGGAGGTATGGATGGTGGACAATTTCTCGTTATTCTAACCGGTGGAATTGTCGGGCTAATCATTATGCGTTTCGCTGCTAATTACTTTGTGAAGCTTTTGCACCGTAAGCCAGGTTTAGAAACCGCTGCTTTCGTGATTGTTGGATGGGTAGGGGTAAAGCTTGCGATTTATACGCTCGCTCATCCAAACCTCGGCATTCTTGCTGAGGATTTCCCGAAAGAACCCGCATGGAAAATCACATTCTGGGGCGTTCTTGTTGCGATTGCACTAGGAGGCTGGTTCCTTTCTTCAGAACGAGAAGAAGATGACCGAGAAGATGAGAATGAAGATACGCTAGAAGAAGAAAATGAGGAAGCGAATGACTTCTGA
- a CDS encoding beta-class carbonic anhydrase → MDTLHEVLKFNEEFVANKEYVPYETTGLPDKKIVILSCMDTRLVELLPRAMNLKNGDVKIVKNAGAVVSHPFGSIMRSILVAVYELQAEEVWVIGHHDCGMGKVDPDALLHKMEDSVTKEVVSSMKHVGIDLHSWLQGFTTVQDGVRGSVSMIENHPLLPKDLPVHGLVIDPATGKLDRVTE, encoded by the coding sequence ATGGATACCCTTCATGAAGTATTAAAATTTAATGAGGAATTTGTCGCTAATAAAGAGTATGTCCCTTATGAAACAACAGGTCTTCCCGATAAAAAAATCGTGATCCTTTCTTGCATGGACACGCGTCTTGTAGAGCTTCTTCCACGCGCGATGAATCTTAAAAACGGTGATGTGAAAATCGTTAAAAATGCCGGTGCTGTCGTGAGTCACCCATTTGGCAGTATTATGCGCAGTATTCTTGTAGCCGTTTATGAACTTCAGGCGGAAGAAGTTTGGGTTATTGGGCATCATGACTGTGGCATGGGGAAAGTAGATCCTGATGCGTTGCTACATAAAATGGAAGACAGTGTAACTAAAGAAGTTGTTTCTTCCATGAAGCACGTAGGGATTGACCTTCACTCATGGCTACAAGGATTTACAACGGTTCAAGATGGCGTGCGCGGTAGCGTATCAATGATTGAGAATCATCCGCTTCTTCCAAAGGATCTTCCTGTTCACGGGCTTGTGATTGACCCTGCAACTGGAAAACTAGATCGCGTAACAGAATAA
- a CDS encoding C45 family autoproteolytic acyltransferase/hydolase produces the protein MSELSVSIEQYRGPSVEIGYGLGSHEQMEVVQELCENFVQPINLEETEQVYQRFAPHLLDEIMGISIALMISPHKALSLFSGYDLPILEGLGCTAVMTNHGYVRNYDFGPAFYDGRLILRQPEESYATCGHSLFGIGLHDGMNEHGLTAGLHFVSTHFHQKGLMAGIVVRMVLDTCRTIEDAISLLKVLPHADEYNYSLTDAFGKSAIVEIGPFGSEVRCGETLYCTNHFQVSNKPQTTENSLQRLAYLEKHPNVEVSEWFDEFRNPASPLFFREYENLFGTLHTVMMNPKECLFKTVIAGSDEVMTIYFKDWVNGSAVSKRELIADL, from the coding sequence GTGAGTGAGCTTAGTGTGTCGATTGAGCAATATCGCGGACCCTCAGTTGAGATCGGATATGGGCTTGGATCACATGAACAAATGGAAGTAGTACAGGAGCTGTGTGAGAATTTTGTTCAACCGATAAATTTAGAAGAAACCGAACAGGTTTATCAACGCTTCGCTCCGCATCTGCTAGATGAGATAATGGGGATAAGTATAGCATTAATGATCTCTCCTCATAAGGCGCTCTCTCTTTTTAGTGGATATGATCTTCCTATACTAGAAGGGTTGGGCTGTACGGCTGTGATGACGAATCACGGTTATGTAAGAAATTATGATTTTGGTCCCGCTTTTTATGATGGAAGGTTGATCTTAAGACAGCCAGAAGAGAGCTATGCTACGTGTGGTCACAGCTTATTCGGCATTGGTCTGCATGATGGGATGAATGAACATGGGCTTACGGCTGGGCTCCATTTTGTATCTACTCATTTTCATCAAAAAGGACTAATGGCGGGGATCGTTGTAAGAATGGTGTTGGATACCTGTCGAACGATTGAAGATGCCATTTCGTTATTAAAAGTTTTGCCTCATGCGGACGAGTATAATTATTCTCTAACAGATGCATTTGGTAAATCAGCCATTGTCGAAATTGGGCCGTTTGGTAGCGAGGTAAGATGTGGAGAAACGCTTTATTGCACAAATCATTTTCAAGTGTCTAACAAACCACAGACCACTGAAAATTCCCTTCAACGGTTAGCGTATTTAGAAAAACATCCTAACGTAGAGGTTAGTGAATGGTTTGATGAATTTAGAAATCCAGCATCTCCATTATTTTTTAGAGAATATGAAAATCTATTTGGTACGCTTCACACCGTAATGATGAATCCGAAGGAATGCTTATTCAAAACGGTGATAGCGGGAAGTGATGAAGTAATGACGATTTACTTTAAGGATTGGGTTAATGGAAGTGCAGTAAGCAAACGTGAGCTAATTGCAGACCTTTAA
- a CDS encoding TAXI family TRAP transporter solute-binding subunit yields MGKKRRLSLFVIVLSIAMVLGACGGSDSDGEANGSPSELSLLTGGTGGTYFPLGGELANIIQDGTDIESANAQSSGASVENMQILQDGDADIAFTQTDIAAYATNGELMFEDGKVDNIQAIGTLYPETIQIVTLQESGIASVDDLKGKKVSVGAPGSGTYANAEQVLAAHDITMEDIDAQHLAFDESTEGIQDGTIDAAFITSGTPTGAVEGLSAVKPVNILPIEQDKIDKLIEEHPYYAEDTVKSGTYGLESDVKTVAVLAMLVARSDLDEDYVYQVTKAIFDNSDKITHAKGEFITADTALEGVGIDLHPGAKKYFDEKGVE; encoded by the coding sequence ATGGGAAAGAAAAGAAGACTTAGTTTATTCGTTATTGTACTATCTATAGCGATGGTGCTTGGAGCTTGTGGAGGTTCTGATTCAGACGGAGAAGCAAACGGATCTCCTTCAGAGCTTAGTTTATTAACGGGAGGAACGGGAGGTACGTATTTCCCACTTGGTGGTGAACTCGCAAATATAATTCAAGATGGAACCGATATTGAAAGTGCCAATGCACAGTCATCAGGTGCTTCTGTTGAAAATATGCAAATTCTCCAGGATGGAGATGCAGATATCGCATTTACTCAAACAGATATTGCGGCATACGCAACAAACGGTGAGTTAATGTTTGAAGATGGAAAAGTGGACAACATCCAGGCGATTGGAACACTATATCCTGAAACGATTCAAATCGTAACCCTTCAGGAGAGCGGCATTGCTTCTGTGGATGATTTGAAAGGAAAGAAAGTTTCCGTTGGAGCACCAGGTAGTGGAACATATGCGAATGCGGAGCAAGTGCTAGCTGCTCATGATATTACGATGGAAGACATCGATGCTCAGCATCTTGCATTTGATGAGTCTACTGAAGGGATCCAGGATGGCACAATCGACGCTGCTTTTATTACTTCTGGTACACCGACTGGTGCAGTAGAAGGCTTGTCTGCAGTGAAGCCAGTGAACATTCTTCCAATCGAGCAAGATAAAATTGATAAGCTGATTGAAGAGCACCCGTATTATGCAGAAGATACGGTGAAAAGTGGAACGTACGGTCTTGAAAGTGATGTGAAAACTGTCGCAGTTCTTGCGATGCTTGTAGCTCGTTCAGACCTTGATGAAGATTATGTGTATCAAGTAACGAAAGCGATCTTTGATAACTCTGATAAAATTACGCACGCTAAAGGTGAGTTTATTACAGCTGATACAGCGCTAGAGGGTGTTGGGATTGACCTTCATCCTGGTGCTAAGAAATACTTTGATGAAAAAGGTGTCGAGTAA
- a CDS encoding DUF1499 domain-containing protein, with protein MSSEQLGVKEGKLAPCPDKPNCVSSQSTDEKHGMKPIPFNGTAEEAIAKIKTILTNRKRTEIVEERKDYIRAEEKSKLFKFVDDIEFYIDTANESIHFRSASRTGYSDMGVNKKRMNEVKEEFQKA; from the coding sequence ATGAGTTCAGAACAATTAGGCGTAAAAGAAGGGAAGCTTGCTCCGTGTCCAGATAAACCAAATTGTGTGTCAAGTCAAAGTACGGATGAGAAGCATGGGATGAAGCCGATTCCATTCAATGGGACGGCAGAGGAAGCAATCGCAAAAATAAAAACTATCCTAACCAATCGAAAGCGAACAGAAATTGTTGAAGAGAGGAAAGACTACATAAGAGCGGAGGAGAAATCAAAGCTGTTTAAATTTGTCGATGATATTGAGTTTTACATTGATACAGCAAATGAGAGCATTCACTTTCGTTCTGCTTCACGAACTGGATATTCAGATATGGGAGTTAATAAGAAGCGAATGAATGAAGTTAAAGAAGAATTTCAGAAAGCATAA
- a CDS encoding DUF1850 domain-containing protein, protein MKSLRLLTMKPSDSTKQFMYQTTIAVALILVVFLYPFFPVMALEKGESGKVLAYVPFEDDPANFDIRYTHSVHKTPVQESYYVSESGEIVQYELSYENFAIGMPSNADAGERFVQDKDGYKIKDMNRKFPFIDMRTGQVVANHVLLVQDKEIELSRIIEPGSWLHLESETISLWQWMKGVNVLE, encoded by the coding sequence GTGAAAAGCCTGCGTCTTCTTACTATGAAACCTTCCGATTCAACGAAACAATTCATGTACCAAACGACAATTGCGGTTGCCCTTATTTTAGTCGTTTTTCTTTACCCATTTTTTCCTGTAATGGCGCTCGAAAAAGGAGAGTCAGGCAAAGTTCTGGCATATGTTCCTTTTGAGGATGATCCGGCTAACTTCGACATTCGCTATACGCATTCTGTGCACAAAACACCTGTTCAGGAGTCTTATTATGTATCTGAATCTGGTGAGATTGTGCAATACGAACTCTCATACGAGAATTTTGCCATCGGAATGCCTTCAAATGCGGATGCAGGGGAACGATTTGTCCAGGATAAGGATGGATACAAAATTAAAGATATGAACAGGAAATTTCCGTTTATTGATATGAGAACGGGTCAGGTCGTCGCAAATCACGTGCTTCTTGTCCAAGATAAAGAGATTGAATTAAGTCGGATCATTGAGCCTGGTTCATGGCTTCACCTTGAATCAGAAACAATCAGTTTATGGCAGTGGATGAAAGGAGTGAACGTGCTTGAGTGA
- a CDS encoding general stress protein gives MSRPVVREYQNDEKLKSDIEELENIGVANDDIYVLSHDDDRTERVADSVDANTIGKKEMGLSSLKNVFSKKGDELRTKMQEIGFSKDESERYEEEMDKGKIFLFVTDTDKVKEWK, from the coding sequence GTGAGTAGACCAGTAGTACGCGAATACCAAAATGATGAGAAATTAAAAAGCGACATTGAAGAGCTAGAAAACATCGGTGTAGCTAACGATGATATTTACGTGCTTTCCCATGACGATGATCGCACAGAGCGTGTGGCAGATAGCGTTGATGCGAATACAATCGGCAAAAAGGAAATGGGTCTCAGCAGCTTGAAAAATGTCTTTAGTAAAAAAGGCGACGAACTGCGCACCAAAATGCAGGAAATCGGCTTTTCCAAAGATGAATCTGAACGCTATGAAGAGGAAATGGACAAAGGTAAGATTTTCTTATTTGTAACAGACACTGATAAAGTGAAAGAGTGGAAGTAA
- the fumC gene encoding class II fumarate hydratase, with amino-acid sequence MDYRIERDTIGEIKVPADKMWGAQTQRSKQNFKIGNEQMPLEVVKAFAILKKSAALANQRLGKLEDEKAEAIVKAADEVINGDHNEHFPLVVWQTGSGTQSNMNMNEVLAYRANELLQQQGSEARVHPNDDVNKSQSSNDTFPTALHVAAVLSVEDHLYPTLIELKETLYQKMKDNEHIIKIGRTHLQDATPLTLGQEISGWHRMLVKCENMLLESVKYMKELAIGGTAVGTGLNAHPKFGDMVAEEISKMTDKTFASAENKFHALTSHDEVVHVHGTLKALAADLMKIANDVRWLASGPRCGIGEITIPANEPGSSIMPGKVNPTQSEALTMVASQVMGNDATIGFAASQGNFELNVFKPVIIYNFLQSSRLLADGMKSFNDNCAVGIEPNEEVIQDYLKNSLMLVTALNPHIGYENAAKIAKKAHENGTTLRESALESGLLTAEQFDDIVRPEDMIAPKE; translated from the coding sequence ATGGATTATCGAATTGAACGAGACACAATTGGAGAAATCAAAGTACCAGCAGATAAAATGTGGGGTGCTCAAACTCAACGAAGCAAGCAGAACTTTAAGATCGGTAACGAACAAATGCCGCTTGAGGTTGTGAAGGCATTTGCGATTTTGAAGAAGAGCGCAGCACTTGCAAACCAGCGTCTTGGCAAGCTTGAAGATGAGAAAGCTGAAGCCATTGTGAAAGCAGCGGACGAAGTGATCAATGGCGATCATAATGAACATTTCCCACTTGTTGTGTGGCAGACAGGAAGCGGCACGCAGTCCAACATGAATATGAATGAAGTACTTGCATACCGTGCAAATGAACTTTTACAACAACAAGGAAGCGAAGCACGTGTTCATCCAAATGATGACGTGAATAAGTCCCAATCTTCCAATGATACATTTCCAACAGCACTGCACGTTGCGGCAGTACTTTCTGTTGAGGATCATCTTTATCCAACCCTTATTGAATTAAAAGAAACGCTTTATCAAAAAATGAAGGATAATGAACATATTATTAAAATCGGACGTACTCATCTTCAGGATGCTACGCCACTCACGCTTGGTCAGGAAATTAGCGGCTGGCATCGCATGCTTGTAAAATGCGAAAACATGCTGCTTGAGAGTGTTAAGTATATGAAAGAGCTTGCGATCGGCGGTACGGCGGTTGGAACAGGATTGAACGCACATCCGAAGTTCGGTGATATGGTGGCCGAGGAAATTAGCAAAATGACGGACAAGACGTTCGCATCTGCTGAGAATAAATTCCATGCGCTTACAAGTCATGATGAAGTAGTGCATGTCCATGGCACGTTGAAAGCTCTAGCGGCTGATCTTATGAAAATCGCAAACGATGTGCGCTGGCTTGCAAGTGGACCGCGCTGTGGTATTGGAGAAATTACAATTCCAGCTAACGAGCCAGGAAGCTCGATCATGCCAGGGAAAGTGAACCCTACGCAGAGCGAGGCGCTCACAATGGTAGCGTCCCAAGTGATGGGGAATGACGCAACAATTGGTTTTGCAGCAAGTCAGGGGAACTTTGAGCTGAACGTCTTCAAGCCAGTCATTATTTATAACTTCCTACAGTCTTCTCGCCTGCTAGCGGACGGCATGAAGTCGTTTAATGATAACTGTGCAGTTGGCATTGAGCCAAATGAAGAAGTGATCCAAGATTATTTGAAGAATTCACTTATGCTTGTGACAGCTCTGAACCCACATATCGGTTATGAGAACGCAGCGAAAATTGCGAAGAAAGCCCATGAAAATGGAACAACGCTACGTGAATCTGCCCTTGAGAGCGGTTTGCTCACAGCGGAGCAGTTCGATGATATCGTACGTCCTGAAGATATGATTGCACCAAAAGAATAA
- a CDS encoding DUF5327 family protein has translation MKDIPIDQLVQQMNARMKQLTYNVEENDADVDGIREELIAIKTYCDMLLQASGSHRSKPAATALVKPLQQQAAAPVQQSLSSKPMKDDDANEDSIFDF, from the coding sequence ATGAAAGATATACCAATTGATCAGCTGGTTCAACAAATGAATGCACGAATGAAACAGCTCACATACAATGTGGAAGAAAATGATGCAGATGTCGATGGCATTCGAGAAGAGCTGATCGCCATTAAAACTTATTGTGACATGCTGCTACAAGCATCGGGAAGTCATAGGTCTAAGCCTGCCGCCACCGCTTTAGTTAAACCGCTTCAGCAGCAAGCTGCCGCACCAGTTCAACAGTCACTTTCATCAAAGCCGATGAAGGACGATGATGCGAACGAGGACTCGATTTTTGATTTTTAA